Proteins encoded together in one Variovorax paradoxus EPS window:
- a CDS encoding ABC transporter ATP-binding protein yields MNALLSVEGLTRRFGGLTAVNAVTLDLHVGEVHAVIGTNGAGKSTLINMLSGEIEASEGRIALDGIDITQRAQSRRARDGVGRSYQRTTIFPEFSVHENCRLAAQAATARPWAIWQASQRCAASNAAADSALEAAGLSNESLRIAGALSHGAQRQLEVAMCLATNPRVLLLDEPLAGMGAEETDRMLTLLARLKATHAILLVEHDMDAVFRIADRITVMVNGTVIATGDPTSIRENPEVRTAYLGEDH; encoded by the coding sequence ATGAACGCACTGCTTTCCGTCGAAGGCCTCACCCGCCGCTTCGGCGGCCTCACCGCCGTGAACGCCGTCACGCTCGACCTGCACGTCGGCGAAGTGCATGCGGTGATCGGCACCAACGGCGCGGGCAAGTCCACGCTCATCAACATGCTCTCGGGCGAGATCGAGGCCTCCGAAGGCCGCATTGCGCTCGACGGCATCGACATCACGCAGCGCGCGCAATCGAGGCGCGCGCGCGACGGCGTGGGCCGCAGCTACCAGCGCACGACGATCTTTCCGGAGTTCAGCGTGCACGAAAACTGCCGGCTTGCCGCGCAGGCCGCGACCGCGCGGCCTTGGGCGATCTGGCAGGCGTCGCAGCGCTGTGCGGCGAGCAATGCGGCCGCCGACTCGGCGCTCGAAGCCGCGGGCCTTTCGAACGAATCCTTGCGCATTGCGGGCGCGCTGAGCCACGGTGCGCAGCGCCAGCTCGAAGTGGCAATGTGCCTCGCGACGAATCCGCGCGTACTGCTGCTCGACGAACCGCTCGCGGGCATGGGCGCCGAGGAAACCGACCGCATGCTCACGCTGCTCGCGCGGCTGAAGGCCACGCACGCGATCCTGCTGGTGGAGCACGACATGGATGCGGTCTTCCGCATCGCCGACCGCATCACGGTGATGGTGAACGGCACGGTCATCGCCACTGGCGACCCGACATCGATTCGCGAGAACCCCGAAGTGCGCACCGCCTACCTCGGAGAAGACCACTGA
- a CDS encoding feruloyl-CoA synthase: MTDFLHDESLIAPPRTVRIDFDDGSFALRSPQTLKPYARCIGEWIERWARETPDALAFAERDESGEGWRKLDYRALRHAVGSVAQGLLDLKLPAGQPIVILSDNAIDHAVLMLATMHIGRTACSLSSAYSRMAKDPSRLHGMLKALGPSLIYASDAKVYGGALAGCGVEAVTVFSRNADTHPGAMSFDQLLAAKETPAVMDAFAAILADTHAKYLLTSGSTGKPKVVINTHRMLCANQQMMAQTWRFLVEEKPVLVDWLPWSHTFGANHNLHMVLCHGGALYIDEGRPAPGLIEKTVRNLREVKPTLLFNVPRGFDMLLPFLEADDALATEVFSRLRLAFYAAAALAPSTWQRLEAVAQRVRPTRPLWLTTSWGATETSPAITSAHWKLDGAGCIGAPLPGLELKFVPNGQKLEMRVKGVSVFPGYRDAPRETAEAFDEEGYYRIGDAGFLANAAEPAHGVIFNGRVAEDFKLSTGTWVSVGTLRVKLVSMLAPHVQDVVLTGHDLDEIGMLVFASPQAASLSPEALAERIAGVLRALRDEGAGSSQCPACALVLAEPPSLDAGEITDKGYINQRAVLARRAADVARLHAADPDPQVVRLRG; the protein is encoded by the coding sequence ATGACCGATTTCCTCCACGACGAAAGCCTGATCGCCCCGCCCCGCACGGTGCGCATCGACTTCGACGACGGCTCCTTCGCGCTGCGCTCGCCGCAGACGCTGAAGCCTTATGCGCGCTGCATCGGCGAATGGATCGAGCGCTGGGCGCGCGAGACGCCCGATGCGCTGGCGTTCGCGGAGCGCGACGAGAGCGGCGAAGGCTGGCGCAAGCTCGACTACCGCGCGCTGCGCCACGCCGTCGGTTCGGTCGCACAAGGCCTGCTCGACCTGAAGCTGCCCGCGGGCCAGCCCATCGTGATCCTCTCGGACAACGCGATCGACCATGCGGTGCTGATGCTCGCGACGATGCACATCGGCCGCACTGCCTGCTCGCTCTCGAGCGCGTACTCGCGCATGGCCAAGGATCCGTCGCGGCTCCACGGCATGCTGAAAGCGCTCGGGCCTTCGCTGATCTACGCATCGGACGCCAAGGTGTACGGCGGCGCGCTGGCGGGCTGCGGTGTCGAGGCCGTGACGGTGTTCAGCCGCAATGCCGATACGCATCCGGGCGCGATGTCCTTCGACCAATTGCTCGCGGCGAAAGAAACCCCAGCCGTGATGGACGCCTTCGCAGCGATCCTTGCCGACACCCACGCCAAATACCTGCTCACCTCCGGCTCCACCGGCAAGCCCAAGGTGGTGATCAACACGCACCGCATGCTGTGCGCCAACCAGCAGATGATGGCGCAGACCTGGCGCTTCCTCGTGGAAGAAAAGCCGGTGCTGGTCGACTGGCTCCCGTGGAGCCACACCTTCGGCGCGAACCACAACCTGCACATGGTGCTGTGCCATGGCGGCGCGCTCTACATCGACGAAGGCCGGCCCGCGCCGGGCCTGATCGAGAAGACGGTGCGCAACCTGCGCGAGGTCAAGCCCACGCTGCTGTTCAACGTGCCGCGCGGCTTCGACATGCTGCTGCCCTTTCTCGAAGCCGACGACGCGCTCGCCACCGAGGTGTTCTCGCGGCTGCGGCTCGCCTTCTATGCGGCGGCCGCGCTCGCGCCCTCGACATGGCAGCGGCTCGAAGCGGTGGCGCAGCGCGTGCGGCCCACGCGGCCGCTGTGGCTCACCACCTCGTGGGGCGCGACCGAAACCTCGCCCGCCATCACCTCCGCGCACTGGAAGCTCGACGGTGCCGGCTGCATCGGTGCGCCGCTGCCGGGGCTCGAACTCAAGTTCGTGCCCAACGGGCAGAAGCTGGAGATGCGGGTCAAGGGCGTGTCGGTGTTCCCCGGCTACCGCGATGCGCCACGTGAAACGGCGGAAGCGTTCGATGAAGAGGGTTACTACCGCATCGGCGACGCCGGCTTTCTCGCGAACGCCGCGGAGCCCGCGCACGGCGTGATCTTCAACGGCCGCGTGGCCGAGGACTTCAAGCTCTCGACCGGCACCTGGGTGTCGGTGGGCACGCTGCGCGTGAAGCTGGTGTCGATGCTCGCGCCGCATGTGCAGGACGTGGTGCTCACCGGCCACGACCTCGACGAGATCGGCATGCTGGTGTTCGCCAGTCCCCAGGCCGCATCGCTCTCGCCCGAAGCGCTGGCCGAGCGCATTGCCGGCGTGCTGCGCGCGCTGCGCGATGAGGGCGCGGGCTCGTCGCAATGCCCGGCCTGTGCACTGGTGCTCGCCGAGCCGCCGAGCCTGGACGCGGGCGAGATCACCGACAAGGGCTACATCAACCAGCGCGCGGTGCTCGCGCGGCGTGCGGCAGACGTGGCACGCCTGCATGCGGCGGACCCCGACCCGCAGGTGGTGCGGCTGCGCGGCTGA
- a CDS encoding PaaX family transcriptional regulator, with protein MEKICNVPVAIPSAPELILDLLVAHSGMLSAQSLCRAGALMGIGESTLRVGLTRLASDGKIERSERGSYALNRAGPALSRAVDGWRQRGAQAVAWRNDWLAVHDAGVPRSDKTAWRHHGLALSLRGFAPLQAGLHIRPDNLRGGLAAERGQLQGLGLSSKALVFRLADMDEATQAAARKLWNVRALTAGYQRLQTGIERSEKRLDKLSLEAAVRESLLLGRAVIAHLIRDPLLPAELMSPAPRTALQAVTRRYQDKARKLWRAWFAEA; from the coding sequence GTGGAAAAAATATGCAATGTTCCGGTCGCCATTCCCAGCGCGCCGGAACTGATCCTCGACCTGCTCGTCGCCCACAGCGGCATGCTGAGCGCGCAATCGCTGTGCCGCGCGGGCGCCTTGATGGGCATCGGCGAATCCACGCTGCGCGTGGGCCTCACGCGGCTCGCGAGCGACGGCAAGATCGAACGCAGTGAGCGCGGCAGCTATGCGCTCAACCGCGCGGGGCCGGCGCTGTCTCGCGCGGTCGATGGCTGGCGGCAGCGCGGCGCGCAGGCCGTCGCATGGCGCAACGACTGGCTCGCGGTGCACGACGCGGGCGTGCCGCGTTCGGACAAGACGGCCTGGCGCCACCATGGGCTGGCGCTGTCGCTGCGCGGCTTTGCGCCGTTGCAGGCCGGCCTGCACATCCGGCCCGACAACCTCCGGGGCGGGCTGGCAGCCGAGCGCGGACAGCTGCAGGGCCTCGGCCTGTCCTCGAAGGCGCTGGTGTTCCGCCTCGCCGACATGGACGAAGCCACGCAGGCTGCCGCGCGCAAGCTGTGGAACGTGCGAGCGTTGACGGCCGGCTACCAGCGTCTGCAGACCGGCATCGAGCGCAGCGAGAAGCGGCTGGACAAGCTGTCGCTCGAAGCGGCGGTGCGCGAGTCGCTGCTGCTCGGGCGCGCTGTCATCGCGCATCTCATCCGCGATCCGCTGCTGCCGGCCGAACTCATGTCGCCGGCGCCGCGCACCGCACTGCAGGCCGTCACGCGCCGCTACCAGGACAAGGCGCGCAAGCTGTGGCGCGCGTGGTTCGCAGAGGCCTGA
- a CDS encoding ABC transporter ATP-binding protein, protein MLIVRDLNTYYGNSHILRGVHAGIPTATSVGLLGRNGMGKTTLIRSMMGYVRPASGEVQVDGRTVTGWPPEKMARLGIGYVPEGRGIFPNLSVRENLVMSERAGIDGRRAWTFDRVMATFPRLAERLSHGGQQLSGGEQQMLSIGRALMTNPRLLILDEATEGLAPLIVAEIWRVIGEIRSTGIATLIVDRDYRKVLAHTDLAVVMEKGQIVRHGASADLLAEPQALEELLGV, encoded by the coding sequence ATGCTGATCGTCCGCGACCTCAACACCTACTACGGCAACAGCCACATCCTGCGCGGCGTGCATGCCGGCATTCCGACGGCCACTTCGGTGGGCCTGCTCGGGCGCAACGGCATGGGCAAGACCACGTTGATCCGCAGCATGATGGGCTACGTGCGCCCGGCTTCGGGCGAAGTGCAGGTCGATGGCCGCACCGTCACCGGATGGCCGCCCGAGAAGATGGCGCGCCTTGGCATCGGCTACGTGCCCGAGGGCCGCGGCATCTTTCCGAATCTCTCGGTGCGCGAGAACCTCGTGATGAGCGAGCGCGCGGGCATCGACGGCCGCCGCGCCTGGACTTTCGACCGCGTGATGGCCACCTTCCCCCGGCTCGCCGAGCGGCTCTCGCACGGTGGGCAGCAGCTCTCGGGCGGCGAGCAGCAGATGCTTTCCATCGGCCGCGCGCTGATGACCAACCCGCGCTTGCTGATCCTCGACGAAGCGACCGAAGGCCTCGCACCGCTGATCGTGGCCGAGATCTGGCGCGTGATCGGCGAGATCCGCAGCACCGGCATCGCCACGCTGATCGTGGACCGCGACTACCGCAAGGTGCTCGCGCACACCGACCTCGCGGTGGTGATGGAAAAGGGGCAGATCGTGCGGCACGGGGCGTCCGCCGATCTGCTCGCGGAGCCGCAGGCGCTGGAGGAATTGCTGGGCGTCTGA
- a CDS encoding tautomerase family protein, translating into MPFVNLKITRDGVTREQKTQVIAEFTEVLERVLKKPPEWTHIVIEEIDTDDWGFGGVTTTEYRKRLAEAAKKAQ; encoded by the coding sequence ATGCCTTTCGTCAATCTGAAGATCACCCGCGACGGCGTCACGCGCGAGCAGAAGACCCAGGTCATCGCCGAGTTCACCGAAGTCCTCGAACGCGTGCTGAAGAAACCGCCGGAGTGGACGCACATCGTGATCGAGGAAATCGATACCGATGACTGGGGGTTCGGGGGCGTGACGACAACCGAGTACCGCAAGCGGCTGGCGGAGGCCGCCAAGAAAGCGCAATGA
- a CDS encoding SDR family NAD(P)-dependent oxidoreductase yields MQDSTSPSTVVITGASSGIGLGLAAAYLERGFNVVANARTDERLAAAAKQLGNPDRFLGVAGDIALRATAEQLIDRAVARFGHVDVLINNAGIFNAKPFVDYTEEELDQLVATNLKGFVYASQAAAKHMIPRRKGHIVNITAGIALQPNLKVPALVPVLVKGGINAATRALALELSPHNIQVNAVAPGIVDTPMHPAENHGFLSGLAPAGRIATVREIADAVLYLTGAGFTSGVVLAVDGGASAGTW; encoded by the coding sequence ATGCAAGACAGCACTTCACCTTCCACCGTCGTCATCACCGGCGCCTCGAGCGGCATCGGGCTGGGCCTCGCGGCGGCGTATCTCGAGCGCGGCTTCAACGTGGTCGCCAACGCCCGCACCGACGAGCGGCTCGCGGCCGCCGCAAAGCAGCTGGGCAACCCGGACCGCTTTCTCGGCGTCGCGGGCGACATCGCCCTGCGTGCAACGGCCGAGCAGCTCATCGACCGTGCCGTGGCGCGCTTCGGCCACGTCGACGTGCTCATCAACAACGCCGGCATCTTCAACGCCAAGCCCTTCGTCGACTACACCGAGGAAGAGCTCGACCAGCTGGTCGCCACCAACCTCAAGGGTTTCGTCTACGCCTCGCAGGCCGCCGCGAAGCACATGATTCCGCGCCGCAAGGGTCACATCGTGAACATCACCGCGGGCATCGCGCTGCAGCCGAACCTGAAGGTGCCGGCCCTGGTGCCGGTGCTGGTCAAGGGCGGCATCAATGCGGCGACGCGCGCCCTCGCGCTCGAGCTCTCGCCGCACAACATCCAGGTGAATGCGGTGGCGCCCGGCATCGTCGACACGCCGATGCATCCCGCCGAGAACCACGGCTTCTTGAGCGGCCTGGCGCCCGCGGGCCGCATCGCGACCGTGCGCGAGATCGCCGATGCGGTGCTGTACCTCACCGGCGCCGGCTTCACGTCGGGCGTGGTGCTGGCGGTGGACGGCGGCGCGAGCGCCGGCACCTGGTAA
- a CDS encoding Crp/Fnr family transcriptional regulator, whose product MATKKAEPPITAASLTIPQLLQGSAWFPLLDATARDRVLDEMREVEVAAGAALCRRGDTPLHWYGTLEGLLKWSITSSDGRSVTFGGLSVGSWFGEGTLLRAVPRSADIIALRPSRVAQLPLETFEWLHRTQRGFDHFLLQQINERLHWFMGNYAAHRLLDADSQVARALAGLFHPWLHPGSEPYLQTSQEEIANLSGVSRQRCNAALNRLKEAGFLRIEYGGITVIDLDGLRRFIE is encoded by the coding sequence ATGGCCACGAAGAAGGCGGAGCCGCCCATCACGGCGGCATCGCTGACCATTCCGCAACTGCTGCAAGGCTCGGCCTGGTTTCCGCTGCTCGATGCGACCGCGCGCGACCGCGTGCTCGACGAGATGCGCGAGGTCGAGGTGGCCGCCGGCGCCGCGCTGTGCCGGCGCGGCGACACGCCGCTGCACTGGTACGGCACGCTCGAAGGGCTGCTCAAGTGGTCGATCACCTCCAGCGACGGTCGCTCGGTGACCTTCGGCGGCCTGTCGGTCGGCAGCTGGTTCGGCGAGGGCACGCTGCTGCGCGCGGTGCCGCGCTCGGCCGACATCATTGCGCTGCGCCCGAGCCGCGTGGCCCAGCTGCCGCTGGAGACCTTCGAATGGCTGCACCGCACGCAGCGCGGCTTCGATCATTTCTTGTTGCAGCAGATCAACGAGCGTCTGCACTGGTTCATGGGCAACTATGCGGCGCACAGGTTGCTCGATGCGGACAGCCAGGTGGCGCGCGCGCTCGCCGGACTGTTCCACCCATGGCTGCATCCGGGGAGCGAGCCGTATCTGCAGACTTCGCAGGAGGAGATCGCGAATCTTTCGGGCGTGTCGCGGCAGCGGTGCAATGCGGCGTTGAACCGGTTGAAGGAGGCGGGCTTCTTGCGGATCGAGTACGGGGGAATCACCGTGATCGATCTGGACGGGCTGCGGCGGTTCATCGAGTAG
- a CDS encoding LysR family transcriptional regulator, translated as MQRQFGDILLGSIELFCLAAETGGFTSAALAAGVTPAAVSRSISRLEKRLGLRLFVRTTRSVRLTDAGRSYFAQCRQALAQLAEAEREVMGQQAQPSGTLRISVPTTYGHHRILPMLPAFRERYPDIRLHVHLSNRNIDFVEEGYDMAVRVRAQPDSTLIARHLEDAALVVVATRKYLKAAGTPRTPDDLAAHECIQFELPSSGRRISWLFKEEGQDREVLADSAYSCSDDVLGGVTLAKSGAGLFQTYRFVVQKELADGSLVEVLKPFAGRSRPYTLLYPDGRHAPLRMRVFIDFLMAQRAA; from the coding sequence ATGCAACGGCAGTTCGGCGACATCCTCCTTGGCAGCATCGAACTCTTCTGCCTCGCGGCGGAGACGGGCGGCTTCACCTCGGCGGCGCTCGCCGCGGGCGTGACGCCTGCGGCGGTGAGCCGCTCGATCTCACGACTGGAGAAACGACTCGGTCTTCGTCTGTTCGTGCGCACCACGCGCAGCGTGCGGCTCACCGACGCGGGCCGCTCCTACTTCGCGCAGTGCCGCCAGGCGCTCGCGCAGCTCGCCGAGGCCGAGCGCGAAGTGATGGGCCAGCAGGCGCAGCCCTCGGGCACGCTGCGCATCAGCGTGCCGACCACCTACGGCCACCACCGCATCCTGCCGATGCTGCCCGCGTTCCGCGAACGCTATCCCGACATCCGGCTGCATGTGCACCTGAGCAACCGCAACATCGACTTCGTGGAAGAGGGCTACGACATGGCCGTGCGCGTGCGCGCCCAACCAGACTCCACGCTGATCGCGCGGCACCTGGAGGACGCGGCGCTCGTGGTGGTCGCGACGCGCAAGTACCTGAAGGCGGCTGGCACGCCCCGCACGCCGGACGACCTCGCCGCGCACGAGTGCATCCAGTTCGAGCTGCCCAGCAGCGGGCGCCGCATTTCATGGCTCTTCAAGGAGGAGGGCCAGGACCGCGAGGTGCTCGCGGACAGCGCCTACAGCTGCTCCGACGACGTGCTCGGCGGCGTCACGCTCGCCAAGAGCGGCGCCGGGTTGTTCCAGACCTACCGCTTCGTGGTGCAGAAGGAGCTTGCCGACGGCTCGCTCGTCGAGGTACTGAAACCGTTCGCGGGCCGCTCGCGCCCGTACACGCTGCTGTACCCGGACGGGCGGCATGCGCCGCTGCGCATGCGGGTGTTCATCGATTTCCTGATGGCGCAGCGCGCTGCCTGA
- a CDS encoding ABC transporter substrate-binding protein, translated as MNITLSRTALAVALGAAFTTTGASAQVSDDTIRIGFISDMSGIYRDYDGPAGAEAIRMAIADMGGAIDGRKIELVTADHQNKPDIAAAKAREWFDVQKVDMLIAGVNSGAAIAMAGVAADKKKPYFVVGSGASSLTNEYCSPYTVHYAYDTVAMARGTATAVVKAGGKSWYFVTADYAFGAALQTDAAKIINASGGTVAGSVKHPLGASDFSSFMLQAQGSKAQVLALANAGGDTVNAIKSAAEFGISKNMKLAGMIITINDVHALGLKTSQGMYLTDSWYWNQSPEARTWARRFFDKHKRMPSSFHAGDYSAALQYLQAVKAAGSDDADKVMAQLRKTKFNDMFVKGGWLRDDGLMVHDMQLMQVKTPDESKEPWDYYKVVEPIRGEAAWTTKAESRCARWKS; from the coding sequence ATGAACATCACCCTCTCGCGCACTGCGCTCGCTGTCGCACTCGGCGCGGCCTTCACCACCACCGGCGCCTCGGCGCAGGTGTCGGACGACACCATCCGCATCGGCTTCATCAGCGACATGTCGGGCATCTACCGCGACTACGACGGCCCGGCCGGCGCGGAGGCCATCCGCATGGCCATTGCCGACATGGGCGGCGCCATCGACGGCAGGAAGATCGAGCTGGTCACGGCCGACCATCAGAACAAGCCCGACATCGCAGCCGCCAAGGCACGCGAGTGGTTCGACGTGCAGAAGGTCGACATGCTGATCGCGGGCGTCAACTCGGGCGCGGCGATTGCCATGGCGGGCGTGGCGGCCGACAAGAAGAAGCCGTACTTCGTGGTCGGCTCGGGCGCATCGAGCCTCACCAACGAATACTGCTCGCCCTACACAGTGCACTACGCCTACGACACGGTGGCGATGGCGCGCGGCACCGCGACCGCGGTGGTCAAGGCGGGCGGCAAAAGCTGGTACTTCGTCACCGCCGACTACGCCTTCGGCGCCGCGCTGCAGACCGACGCGGCCAAGATCATCAACGCCAGCGGCGGCACGGTCGCGGGCTCGGTGAAGCACCCGCTGGGCGCGAGCGATTTCTCGTCGTTCATGCTGCAGGCGCAGGGCTCGAAGGCGCAGGTGCTGGCGCTCGCCAATGCGGGCGGCGACACGGTGAACGCAATCAAGTCGGCGGCGGAATTCGGCATCAGCAAGAACATGAAGCTGGCCGGCATGATCATCACCATCAACGATGTGCACGCGCTGGGCCTGAAGACCTCGCAGGGCATGTACCTCACCGACAGCTGGTACTGGAACCAGAGCCCCGAGGCGCGCACCTGGGCGCGGCGCTTCTTCGACAAGCACAAGCGCATGCCCTCCTCCTTCCATGCCGGCGACTACTCGGCCGCGCTTCAATATCTGCAGGCGGTGAAGGCGGCCGGCAGCGACGATGCCGACAAGGTGATGGCGCAACTGCGCAAGACGAAGTTCAATGACATGTTCGTCAAGGGCGGGTGGCTGCGCGACGACGGCCTCATGGTGCACGACATGCAGTTGATGCAGGTGAAGACCCCCGACGAATCGAAAGAGCCGTGGGACTACTACAAGGTGGTCGAGCCGATCCGCGGCGAGGCCGCATGGACGACGAAGGCAGAGAGCCGCTGCGCGCGGTGGAAATCATGA
- a CDS encoding crotonase/enoyl-CoA hydratase family protein, whose product MAMEYVSYDTDRAVCTLTLNRPDKRNAVNGIVAAELREAFERFDADDALRVAILTGAGGHFCAGADLGAVGNPDERNELDPEGGGSGPMGPTRMALSKPLIAAVNGYAVAGGLELALLADLRVADDDAVFGVFCRRWGVPLIDGGTVRLPRIVGMGRALDMILTGRPVSATEALAMGLVNRVTPPGGALAAARELALQIAAFPQQCMLTDRRSAYEQWDLPLAEALRREGAQGVPIVFAEGEAGAARFAGGAGRHGTFKG is encoded by the coding sequence ATGGCTATGGAATACGTGAGCTATGACACGGATCGGGCGGTCTGCACTCTCACGCTGAACCGTCCCGACAAGCGCAATGCCGTCAACGGCATCGTGGCCGCCGAGCTGCGCGAAGCCTTCGAGCGCTTCGATGCCGACGATGCGCTGCGCGTGGCGATCCTCACGGGCGCGGGCGGCCATTTCTGCGCCGGTGCCGACCTGGGCGCCGTCGGCAACCCGGACGAACGCAACGAGCTCGACCCCGAGGGCGGCGGCAGCGGGCCGATGGGGCCGACGCGCATGGCGTTGTCCAAGCCATTGATCGCGGCTGTGAACGGCTATGCGGTCGCGGGCGGCCTCGAGCTCGCGCTGCTTGCCGACCTGCGCGTGGCCGACGACGATGCGGTCTTCGGGGTGTTCTGCCGCCGCTGGGGCGTGCCGCTGATCGACGGCGGCACGGTGCGACTGCCGCGCATCGTGGGCATGGGGCGCGCGCTCGACATGATCCTCACCGGACGTCCGGTCTCCGCCACCGAGGCGCTGGCGATGGGCCTGGTCAACCGTGTCACGCCACCGGGCGGCGCGCTCGCTGCGGCGCGGGAACTGGCACTGCAGATCGCCGCGTTCCCGCAGCAATGCATGCTCACCGACCGGCGCTCCGCCTACGAGCAGTGGGACTTGCCGCTGGCCGAGGCGCTGCGACGCGAAGGCGCGCAGGGCGTGCCGATCGTCTTTGCCGAAGGCGAAGCTGGTGCCGCACGCTTCGCCGGCGGCGCGGGGCGGCACGGCACGTTCAAGGGCTGA
- a CDS encoding 3-keto-5-aminohexanoate cleavage protein, producing the protein MSSKRKVIVTIAPTGGMAHKSQNPHLPTQPAEIAADVLRCWNAGASVVAIHARRPDDGATCNAEVYRDINSRIRAGGCDIVINNSTGGGVHGDMVKPLAGDRWEIAWEERIKGMDAGAEMCTLDATTLNLSFEGKQILMDTPITKGRELAAGMKARGIKPEWEVFSPTHILQDTTTLIGEGHDGEPYFINLVMNVHRNFQNAMPYSPRFLQMMVDTLPKGSIFCVSGIGPSQLEANVAALLLGGHARVGLEDNLYFRQGELATNVQLTERIVRVIRELDMEVATPAEARQMMGLPRTGTPRPEFAMG; encoded by the coding sequence ATGTCGTCCAAGCGCAAAGTGATCGTGACCATCGCCCCCACCGGCGGCATGGCGCACAAGTCGCAGAACCCGCACCTGCCTACGCAACCCGCCGAGATCGCCGCCGACGTGCTGCGCTGCTGGAACGCCGGCGCGAGCGTGGTGGCGATCCATGCGCGGCGGCCCGACGACGGTGCCACCTGCAACGCCGAGGTGTACCGCGACATCAACAGCCGCATCCGCGCGGGCGGCTGCGACATCGTCATCAACAACTCGACCGGCGGCGGCGTGCATGGCGACATGGTCAAGCCGCTCGCGGGCGACCGCTGGGAGATCGCGTGGGAAGAGCGCATCAAGGGCATGGACGCCGGCGCCGAGATGTGCACGCTGGACGCGACCACGCTGAACCTGAGCTTCGAGGGCAAGCAGATCCTGATGGACACGCCCATCACCAAGGGCCGCGAACTGGCCGCCGGCATGAAGGCGCGCGGCATCAAGCCCGAGTGGGAGGTGTTCAGCCCCACGCACATCCTGCAGGACACGACCACGCTGATCGGCGAGGGCCACGACGGGGAGCCCTACTTCATCAATCTCGTGATGAACGTGCACCGCAACTTCCAGAACGCGATGCCGTATTCGCCGCGCTTCCTGCAGATGATGGTCGACACGCTGCCCAAGGGCAGCATCTTCTGCGTGAGCGGCATCGGGCCCTCGCAGCTCGAAGCCAACGTGGCGGCGCTGCTGCTGGGCGGGCATGCGCGCGTCGGGCTTGAAGACAACCTCTACTTCCGCCAGGGCGAGCTGGCCACCAACGTGCAGCTCACCGAGCGCATCGTGCGGGTGATCCGCGAGCTCGACATGGAAGTGGCCACGCCGGCCGAGGCGCGGCAGATGATGGGCCTGCCGCGCACCGGCACACCGCGGCCCGAATTCGCGATGGGCTGA
- a CDS encoding 3-hydroxyacyl-CoA dehydrogenase NAD-binding domain-containing protein produces the protein MTHLNVQRVAVVGTGVIGASWTAYFLAQGLDVNATDPSPGAEDRLRAAVAQHWPTLERFGLAEGASVDRLRFHDSLEDAVSVADFVQENGPERMDFKIDLFRRMDAAAPPETILASSSSGLAISGVQSGCAHPQRVVLGHPFNPPHLIPLVEVIGGEKTSADTIERTMAFYAAIGKRPIHVKREVKGHIANRLQAALWREAFHLVNEGVASVADIDTAIAHGPGLRWAVMGPFMNLHLSGGAGGIEHVLAHLGGPIEDWWKDLGAPSMTAELKQKVAAGVAEELGARRTSDLEAARDTLLLNLIRAKADTGKLD, from the coding sequence ATGACCCACTTGAATGTGCAACGTGTCGCGGTTGTCGGCACCGGCGTGATCGGTGCGAGCTGGACCGCGTATTTCCTTGCGCAAGGGCTCGACGTGAACGCGACCGATCCATCGCCCGGCGCCGAAGACAGGTTGCGCGCCGCCGTCGCGCAGCACTGGCCGACGCTGGAGCGCTTTGGGCTTGCCGAGGGCGCATCGGTGGATCGCTTGCGCTTTCACGACAGCCTGGAAGACGCAGTGTCGGTGGCCGACTTCGTGCAGGAGAACGGCCCCGAGCGCATGGACTTCAAGATCGACCTGTTCCGCCGCATGGACGCGGCAGCGCCGCCGGAAACCATCCTCGCGTCGAGTTCGTCGGGCCTCGCGATCAGTGGCGTGCAATCGGGCTGCGCGCATCCGCAACGCGTGGTGCTCGGGCATCCGTTCAATCCGCCGCACCTGATTCCACTGGTGGAGGTGATCGGTGGCGAGAAGACCTCGGCCGACACCATCGAACGCACGATGGCGTTCTATGCGGCCATCGGCAAGCGGCCGATCCATGTGAAGCGCGAGGTCAAGGGCCACATCGCGAACCGGCTGCAAGCTGCGCTGTGGCGCGAGGCCTTTCACCTCGTCAATGAGGGCGTGGCGAGCGTGGCGGACATCGACACGGCGATTGCGCACGGCCCGGGCCTCCGCTGGGCGGTGATGGGGCCGTTCATGAACCTGCATCTCTCGGGCGGCGCGGGTGGCATCGAACATGTGCTCGCGCACCTGGGCGGGCCTATTGAGGACTGGTGGAAGGACCTGGGCGCGCCGTCGATGACAGCCGAACTCAAGCAGAAGGTAGCCGCGGGCGTCGCAGAGGAACTGGGTGCGCGCCGCACCAGCGACCTCGAAGCCGCACGCGACACCCTGCTGTTGAACCTGATTCGCGCGAAAGCCGACACCGGCAAACTCGACTGA